Proteins encoded in a region of the Zea mays cultivar B73 chromosome 2, Zm-B73-REFERENCE-NAM-5.0, whole genome shotgun sequence genome:
- the TAC1 gene encoding protein TILLER ANGLE CONTROL 1 produces the protein MGLKVFHWLNRRMHSNTEYCSIHGSKAMEDKDSVPHSVVEKDTEALLLHDVLLNGILAIGTLGHHVDSLCPVACIEEDDLFIMDDEKAIVEERDDEEPRNDQVKEDVALETEPCEPVWPIVEPAKMHSLSMKEDNFTCFVAEEILIREVEDGGGANIQERPLLMLEKVEKVRTTLADLFAAEVFSSSSPREYSCQDIIDVAVASTSKHASCMEKMHQKKPRKPTPKPLKATRKLSRVMRKMLGKKIHPEQLNGRSNAEGPLTA, from the exons ATGGGCCTAAAG GTGTTTCATTGGTTGAATCGGAGGATGCATTCTAATACTGAGTACTGCAGCATCCATGGTAGCAAAG CCATGGAGGACAAGGACTCTGTGCCTCATAGTGTGGTTGAGAAAGATACTGAAGCCCTTCTGCTCCATGATGTGCTTCTTAATGGTATACTTGCAATTGGCACACTTGGCCATCACGTGGACTCACTTTGCCCTGTGGCTTGCATTGAAGAAGATGATCTCTTTATCATGGATGATGAGAAAGCAATTGTGGAAGAGAGAGATGATGAGGAACCCAGGAATGATCAGGTGAAAGAAGATGTTGCATTGGAAACAGAGCCATGTGAACCAGTATGGCCTATTGTTGAGCCTGCTAAGATGCATTCATTGTCAATGAAAGAAGACAACTTTACATGCTTTGTAGCAGAAGAAATCCTGATACGTGAGGTGGAAGATGGGGGAGGTGCTAATATCCAGGAACGACCACTTCTGATGTTAGAAAAGGTGGAGAAAGTAAGAACTACACTTGCTGATTTATTTGCAGCAGAAGTATTCTCATCAAGTTCTCCAAGGGAGTATAGTTGCCAGGATATCATTGACGTTGCTGTGGCATCCACTTCAAAGCATGCATCATGCATggaaaagatgcatcaaaagaaACCAAGGAAGCCAACACCAAAACCACTGAAAGCGACAAGAAAATTAAGTCGG GTCATGAGGAAGATGTTGGGGAAGAAGATCCACCCAGAGCAGCTCAATGGGCGTAGCAATGCAGAGGGCCCCCTTACTGCATGA
- the LOC100285843 gene encoding Probable 6-phosphogluconolactonase 4, chloroplastic: MSTSVSAAAVAALVPPLTGRRSPPASRVPQICRRRIRSKPRIFSSSPSFPIVPAAAMATGGAAPTASDAGSKKKLLIFDSEEDLAVSLAKYTAELSEKFAAERGAFTAVLSGGSLIEALRKLTEPPYLDSVDWSKWHVFWVDERVVPKDHVDSNYKLAYDGFLSKVPIPPGQVYAINDALSAEGAADDYEACLKQLVKNGVISMSAATGFPRFDLQLLGMGPDGHIASLFPGHPLVNEKERWVTYIKDSPKPPPERITFTFPVINSSAYVAMVVTGAGKAAAVQKALSDKQTSSDLLPVEMAVLQDGEFTWFTDKAAVSLLQNK, encoded by the exons ATGTCCACCTCCGTCTccgccgccgccgttgccgctCTCGTCCCACCCCTCACCGGCCGCCGGTCGCCGCCGGCATCTCGCGTACCGCAGATTTGCCGCAGAAGAATCAGATCCAAACCCCGTATCTTCTCTTcttccccctccttccccattgtCCCCGCCGCTGCCATGGCCACCGGCGGCGCCGCCCCCACCGCCTCCGATGCCGGGTCCAAGAAGAAGTTGCTCATCTTCGACTCCGAGGAGGATCTCGCGGTTTCTCTTGCGAAGTACACTGCGGAGCTGTCGGAGAAGTTCGCGGCCGAGAGGGGTGCCTTCACCGCCGTGCTCTCTGGCGGATCCCTCATCGAGGCACTCAG GAAGCTGACGGAGCCGCCGTACCTGGATTCAGTGGACTGGAGCAAGTGGCACGTCTTCTGGGTGGATGAGAGGGTCGTGCCCAAGGACCATGTGGATAGCAACTACAAGCTCGCCTATGATGGGTTTCTCTCCAAG GTGCCGATTCCTCCTGGACAAGTTTATGCTATAAACGATGCGTTGTCAGCTGAAGGAGCGGCAGACGACTACGAAGCGTGCCTGAAGCAGCTTGTCAAGAACGGTGTGATTTCTATGTCAGCGGCGACTGGATTTCCCAGGTTTGATCTCCAGCTTCTGGGAATGGGACCTGATGGCCACATTGCGTCTCTCTTCCCTGGCCACCCTCTTGTTAACGAGAAAGAGAGGTGGGTCACATACATTAAGGATTCTCCAAAGCCACCTCCAGAGAGAATTACATTCACGTTTCCAGTAATCAACTCATCCGCATACGTTGCGATGGTGGTGACTGGAGCTGGAAAGGCGGCAGCGGTGCAGAAGGCGCTCTCAGACAAGCAAACCTCGTCAGACCTGCTGCCTGTTGAGATGGCTGTGCTACAAGATGGAGAATTCACCTGGTTCACTGATAAGGCAGCGGTGTCCTTGCTGCAGAACAAGTAG